Proteins from a single region of Nakamurella deserti:
- a CDS encoding MFS transporter, translating into MNRFRSLARNHDFTVLWTAQTASELGSRMSLFVFPLLVYAMTGSAWLAAAAEAAHLLGYVGALLPAGVLADRVDRRRLMCRAAAAGLLLHGSLVAAAAVGVLTVGHLLGVALLGGAVAGAFGPAEMSAVRAVVPRDDLPTALAQHQARQHLAGLIGGPVGGALYSVSRWLPFAVDTVTYAVSLVLLRRIRADLSAPPRTGPARRRGRDLLDGWSAIRRSPLLRVLMVWSASTNLVVNALFFVAVLRLLAGGVPAVQIGLVEGFAGVCGIVGAVLAPALVERVPTGRLTIAVAWSVLPLVVPMALWNHPVAVAVALGATVLLNPAGNAGISAYRMTVTPPELQGRVQATSQFVSMSMMPLAPVVAGAALTGLGGAAAVLLLGGVAGAVALLPTLSPTVRSVPRPAVWREAPAPAGLTVAAGG; encoded by the coding sequence ATGAACCGCTTCCGGAGCCTCGCCCGCAACCACGACTTCACCGTCCTGTGGACCGCCCAGACGGCCAGCGAGCTGGGCAGCCGGATGAGCCTGTTCGTGTTCCCGCTGCTCGTGTACGCGATGACCGGGTCGGCGTGGCTGGCCGCTGCCGCGGAGGCGGCGCATCTGCTCGGGTACGTCGGAGCACTGCTGCCCGCGGGGGTGCTCGCCGACCGGGTCGACCGCCGACGTCTGATGTGCCGGGCGGCGGCCGCCGGCCTGCTCCTGCACGGGTCGCTGGTCGCGGCGGCGGCCGTGGGGGTCCTGACCGTCGGGCACCTGCTCGGAGTCGCCCTGCTCGGCGGGGCCGTGGCGGGCGCCTTCGGTCCCGCCGAGATGTCGGCGGTGCGCGCCGTGGTCCCCCGCGACGACCTGCCGACGGCGCTGGCCCAGCACCAGGCCCGGCAGCATCTCGCCGGCCTGATCGGCGGTCCCGTCGGCGGCGCCCTGTACAGCGTGAGCCGCTGGTTGCCGTTCGCCGTGGACACCGTCACCTACGCCGTGTCGCTGGTGCTGCTGCGCCGCATCCGCGCCGATCTCTCCGCCCCGCCGCGGACCGGACCGGCCCGGCGCCGGGGCCGGGACCTGCTCGACGGGTGGTCGGCGATCCGCCGGAGCCCTCTGCTCCGGGTCCTGATGGTCTGGTCGGCGTCGACGAACCTGGTGGTCAACGCGCTGTTCTTCGTGGCCGTGCTCCGGCTGCTCGCCGGCGGTGTCCCCGCGGTGCAGATCGGACTCGTCGAGGGCTTCGCCGGGGTGTGCGGCATCGTCGGCGCCGTCCTCGCGCCGGCTCTCGTCGAACGGGTGCCGACCGGGCGGTTGACCATCGCGGTGGCGTGGAGCGTGCTGCCGCTGGTGGTCCCGATGGCGCTGTGGAACCACCCCGTCGCCGTGGCGGTCGCGCTGGGGGCCACCGTCCTGCTGAATCCGGCCGGCAACGCGGGCATCTCGGCCTATCGCATGACGGTGACCCCGCCGGAGCTGCAGGGCCGGGTCCAGGCCACGTCGCAGTTCGTGTCGATGTCGATGATGCCGCTGGCGCCGGTCGTGGCCGGTGCGGCCCTGACCGGGCTCGGGGGTGCCGCGGCGGTGCTGCTCCTCGGTGGGGTGGCGGGTGCGGTCGCCCTGTTGCCCACGCTGAGCCCCACGGTCCGGTCGGTACCCCGACCGGCGGTGTGGCGCGAAGCGCCGGCGCCGGCCGGCCTGACCGTCGCCGCCGGCGGTTGA
- a CDS encoding MarR family winged helix-turn-helix transcriptional regulator, whose amino-acid sequence MDPDPPEHGGDTLPDLFWSVARAMRHGSRESLAPYDISPSHARAVAVLARGGPMRLSGLSDHLRIAPRSTTEVVDQLQDRGLVVRSPDPHDRRATLVSLTDAGADVAAAVRAQRHAQSEEFFGVLEPADRDELARILRLLRG is encoded by the coding sequence ATGGACCCGGACCCGCCCGAACACGGTGGTGACACGCTGCCCGACCTGTTCTGGTCGGTGGCCCGAGCGATGCGTCACGGCAGTCGGGAGAGCCTGGCGCCGTACGACATCTCGCCGTCGCACGCCCGTGCGGTGGCGGTGCTGGCGCGCGGTGGCCCCATGCGACTGTCCGGGTTGTCCGATCATCTCCGGATCGCGCCGCGGTCCACGACCGAGGTCGTCGACCAGCTGCAGGACCGCGGTCTGGTCGTCCGGAGCCCCGACCCGCACGACCGGCGGGCCACCCTGGTGTCGCTCACCGACGCCGGGGCCGACGTCGCGGCGGCGGTGCGGGCACAGCGGCACGCCCAGTCCGAGGAGTTCTTCGGGGTGTTGGAGCCGGCCGACCGCGACGAGCTGGCCCGGATCCTGCGGCTGCTCCGGGGCTGA
- a CDS encoding ABC transporter ATP-binding protein, giving the protein MDTPAPSERPRRGGGHTVTAAEKAQARDVSLRRVGRLFTPYRWQLAVVTALIVASSVVAMASPFLLRATIDDALPHGDVTLLVWLVAGMLAVAAVTAALGVVQTWISTRIGQQVMHTLRSGVFAHLQRQSLAFFTRTRTGEVQSRITNDIGGMQSVVTSTATSVASNLTTAVATAVAMAALSWRLSLISLVVMPPAVFLTRKVASMRREITAQRQRELADLNVTIDEGLSISGIQLSKTMGTAPVLIDRFTASSTRLIDLELRSELAGRWRMASMSVIFAAIPAIIYLMAGLPVTSGGMTIGTLVAFTALQAGLFRPLMGLLGVSVSITSSLALFARIFEYLDLPVDIADPADPVAVDPAKVRGHVRFSDVTFAYPGSETAAIAGVSIDVPAGTTLALVGETGSGKSTLAALVARLYDPTGGAVTIDGVDLRDLALADLAAIVGVVNQETYLLHTSVRENLRYARPDATDAEIEEAARAAQIHDLITTLPDGYDTTVGSRGHRFSGGEKQRIAIARTLLRNPRVLVLDEATSALDNETERLVQQAFDTLSEGRTTITIAHRLSTVRDADQIAVVDHGRVVEIGSHEALLGRDGRYAALAA; this is encoded by the coding sequence TTGGACACCCCCGCCCCCTCCGAACGCCCCCGCCGCGGCGGCGGTCACACCGTCACCGCCGCCGAGAAGGCCCAGGCCCGCGACGTGTCGCTGCGCCGGGTCGGCCGGCTGTTCACTCCCTACCGGTGGCAGCTCGCCGTCGTCACCGCCCTCATCGTGGCCTCCTCCGTCGTCGCGATGGCCTCGCCGTTCCTGCTCCGGGCCACCATCGACGACGCCCTTCCGCACGGTGACGTCACGCTGCTGGTCTGGCTGGTCGCCGGCATGCTCGCCGTCGCCGCGGTCACCGCCGCGCTCGGCGTCGTCCAGACCTGGATCAGCACGCGCATCGGCCAGCAGGTCATGCACACGCTGCGGTCCGGCGTCTTCGCCCACCTCCAGCGCCAGTCACTGGCCTTCTTCACCCGGACCCGCACCGGCGAGGTGCAGTCCCGCATCACCAACGACATCGGCGGCATGCAGTCCGTCGTCACCTCCACGGCCACCTCGGTCGCGTCCAACCTGACCACCGCCGTCGCCACCGCCGTCGCGATGGCCGCACTGTCCTGGCGGCTGTCCCTGATCTCCCTCGTCGTGATGCCGCCGGCCGTGTTCCTGACCCGCAAAGTCGCGTCGATGCGCAGGGAGATCACCGCCCAGCGGCAGCGGGAACTCGCCGACCTCAACGTGACCATCGACGAGGGCCTGTCGATCAGCGGCATCCAGCTCAGCAAGACGATGGGCACCGCACCGGTGTTGATCGACCGCTTCACCGCCTCCTCCACCCGGCTGATCGACCTGGAGCTGCGCTCGGAACTGGCGGGCCGCTGGCGGATGGCGTCGATGAGCGTCATCTTCGCCGCCATCCCGGCGATCATCTACCTGATGGCCGGACTGCCGGTCACGTCCGGCGGCATGACCATCGGCACCCTGGTCGCCTTCACCGCCCTGCAGGCCGGTCTGTTCCGGCCGTTGATGGGGCTGCTCGGGGTGAGCGTGTCGATCACCAGCTCGCTGGCCCTGTTCGCCCGGATCTTCGAGTACCTCGACCTGCCGGTCGACATCGCCGACCCGGCCGACCCGGTCGCCGTCGATCCGGCGAAAGTCCGTGGCCACGTGCGGTTCTCCGATGTCACCTTCGCCTACCCGGGCAGCGAGACCGCCGCGATCGCGGGTGTCTCGATCGACGTCCCGGCCGGCACCACGCTGGCCCTGGTCGGAGAGACCGGTTCGGGCAAGAGCACTCTGGCGGCCCTGGTGGCCCGGCTCTACGACCCGACCGGGGGCGCCGTCACCATCGACGGGGTGGACCTGCGCGACCTGGCGCTCGCCGACCTCGCGGCGATCGTCGGCGTGGTGAACCAGGAGACCTACCTGCTGCACACCTCGGTGCGGGAGAACCTGCGCTACGCCCGGCCCGACGCGACCGACGCCGAGATCGAGGAGGCGGCCCGCGCCGCGCAGATCCACGATCTCATCACGACCCTGCCGGACGGCTACGACACCACCGTGGGATCCCGCGGTCACCGCTTCTCCGGTGGCGAGAAGCAGCGCATCGCGATCGCCCGGACGCTGCTGCGCAACCCGCGGGTGCTGGTGCTCGACGAGGCCACCAGCGCGTTGGACAACGAGACCGAGCGGCTGGTGCAGCAGGCCTTCGACACGCTGTCGGAGGGCCGCACCACGATCACCATCGCCCACCGGCTCTCCACCGTCCGCGACGCCGATCAGATCGCTGTGGTGGACCACGGCCGCGTCGTCGAGATCGGTTCACACGAGGCTCTCCTCGGCCGTGACGGCCGCTACGCCGCCCTGGCCGCCTGA
- a CDS encoding VIT1/CCC1 transporter family protein, which produces MTADIPAPAGDPEDGAWSADRTRRLTTSAEPATIEAAHAAGWSHRHRDVSGGWLRPTVFGAVDGLVTNAALIAGVGGVGVSTHTIVLTGLAGLVAGAFSMGTGEYVSVTNQNELVQAEVAVERRMHAQFPAAEQAELADTFRGYGADPETAARMAAAVSADPDTALRVHTQTELGVDPQDLPSPIVAGSASLAAFSVGALLPLIPYLFGFPSLLVAMVITAVALTAGGTAVGRLTGRPLLRSGVRQLALGGFAVAVTYGVGLLIGTPVG; this is translated from the coding sequence ATGACCGCTGACATCCCCGCCCCGGCCGGCGACCCCGAGGACGGCGCCTGGTCGGCCGACCGCACGCGGCGCCTCACCACCTCGGCGGAGCCGGCGACCATCGAGGCGGCGCACGCGGCGGGGTGGTCGCACCGGCACCGCGACGTCTCCGGCGGCTGGTTGCGGCCGACGGTGTTCGGCGCCGTCGACGGCCTGGTGACCAACGCCGCGCTGATCGCCGGCGTCGGCGGGGTGGGGGTGTCGACCCACACCATCGTGTTGACCGGCCTGGCCGGGCTGGTCGCCGGGGCCTTCTCGATGGGCACCGGGGAGTACGTCTCGGTGACGAACCAGAACGAGCTGGTGCAGGCCGAGGTGGCCGTGGAACGGCGGATGCACGCACAGTTCCCGGCCGCCGAACAGGCCGAGCTGGCCGACACCTTCCGTGGTTACGGCGCCGACCCGGAGACCGCGGCGCGGATGGCGGCCGCCGTGTCGGCCGACCCGGACACGGCGCTGCGGGTGCACACCCAGACCGAGCTCGGCGTCGACCCGCAGGACCTGCCGTCGCCGATCGTGGCGGGAAGTGCGTCGTTGGCGGCGTTCTCGGTCGGGGCGCTGCTGCCGCTGATCCCGTACCTCTTCGGGTTCCCCAGCCTGCTCGTGGCGATGGTCATCACCGCGGTGGCGCTCACTGCCGGTGGCACGGCGGTCGGCCGGCTGACCGGCCGGCCGCTGCTGCGGTCCGGGGTGCGCCAGCTCGCGCTCGGTGGGTTCGCGGTCGCGGTGACCTACGGCGTCGGCCTGCTCATCGGTACTCCCGTCGGCTGA
- a CDS encoding SCO4848 family membrane protein, which produces MVLTRRLSLFLALAGLFNVVVWPRFAVAIWNDPRAFDGSAPTAFLWLHAVLIVSATVIGLGILAVGARGFLAARSRDPQPLSR; this is translated from the coding sequence GTGGTGCTGACCCGGAGACTGTCCCTGTTCCTGGCCCTCGCGGGCCTGTTCAACGTGGTGGTGTGGCCCCGCTTCGCGGTGGCGATCTGGAACGACCCCCGCGCGTTCGACGGGTCGGCCCCGACCGCCTTCCTCTGGCTGCACGCGGTGCTGATCGTCAGCGCGACCGTGATCGGTCTGGGGATCCTGGCGGTCGGGGCGCGCGGATTCCTCGCCGCACGGAGCCGGGACCCGCAGCCGCTGTCCCGCTGA
- a CDS encoding winged helix-turn-helix domain-containing protein: MTQRERPESVHDPRVLRAIAHPVRVRVLDELGATGPSRAADIARLLGIPANQASFHLRQLAKYGLVVEAPEQARDGRDRVWRATHDEGLTVDIEQLSAAPGGAAAVRVFRREAAATAHEAVDRAYGMSHDPEGRTVISDSVLRLTRADATAFMAELTALVTTWQRRGRAAGADARTYQLLQILQPARDVGAAEGS; this comes from the coding sequence GTGACCCAGCGCGAGCGGCCCGAGTCCGTCCACGATCCCCGCGTGCTGCGGGCCATCGCCCATCCCGTCCGGGTCCGGGTGCTGGACGAACTGGGCGCCACCGGCCCGTCGCGGGCGGCCGACATCGCCCGTCTCCTCGGCATCCCCGCCAATCAGGCCAGCTTCCATCTGCGTCAGCTGGCCAAGTACGGACTGGTCGTCGAGGCGCCCGAACAGGCCCGGGACGGCCGCGACCGTGTGTGGCGGGCGACTCACGACGAGGGCCTGACCGTGGACATCGAGCAGTTGTCGGCCGCACCCGGGGGTGCCGCGGCCGTCCGGGTGTTCCGCCGTGAGGCTGCCGCGACCGCCCATGAGGCGGTCGACCGGGCGTACGGGATGTCGCACGACCCCGAGGGCCGGACCGTCATCAGCGACAGCGTCCTGCGGCTGACGCGGGCGGACGCCACGGCGTTCATGGCCGAGCTGACCGCGCTGGTCACCACCTGGCAGCGGCGCGGCCGCGCCGCCGGTGCGGACGCCCGGACGTACCAGCTCCTGCAGATCCTGCAGCCCGCCCGGGACGTCGGCGCGGCGGAGGGCTCCTGA